Within Streptomyces antibioticus, the genomic segment TACGCCGCCGCCAAGGCCGCCGCCATGCGCGCGCACGCCACCCAGATCGACGTCGCCCCCGGCGAGCGCGCCTTCGCGCTCTCCAACGAACTGGCGCAGCCCCTCTTCACCACCGAGTACTACCAGCTCGTCCAGGGCGAACCCGCCCCCGACGACGGCCGGAACAGGGAGAGCGACCTGTTCGCCGGGACCGGGGAGGTGGCCTGATGCCGGACCGCGGCTCGATGCTCGCGCAGCCCCTGCGCATGCCGTCCCCCGGGCGCCTCGTCGCCTATGTCGTCCTCTTCCTGCTCGGCGCCGTCACCGGACTGGCCGGGGCGCTCGTCCAGGCCGGCTGGTTCCCCGGCGGACTGCTGCTCGGACTCCTCGGCGCGGCCGGTCTGTTCCTCGGCGGCGCCCGGGCGCTCGACAGCCGGGGCGGAGCCGTCGCGCCCGCCGCCGGCTGGATGGTCGGCGTCGTCGTGCTCACCGCCGGCCGCCCCGAGGGGGACTTCCTCTTCGGCGCGGCGGGAGGCTCCTATCTCTTCCTGCTCGGCGGCATGGCACTCGCTGTGATCTGCGCCACCCTCGCGCTGGGGCGGCAACCGGTGCGCGACGACGTCCGACTTGGGAAGTGACGTACCACTTCGCCATGGCGTGGCCGTGCGAGTCCGGTGTGGGTTTCCACGACGGTCACGGGATACGCGCCAGAAGTGGCCAGTATGGTGGTGCGCGCCGCCGAGCCGCCCGTGAGGACGTGGTGCGCGGCGGAGCCAACCTGGAGAACCTGCCTTGAGTCGTGAAACTGACAGTCCGTCCTCCGGGCCCAACGGGCGCGGCGGAGCCGCATACCCGTCGGGTACGCCGCCGTACGGCACCCCCGTGGTGTCCGACGCCGGTGCGGACGCGGGCCGTTCGGCCGCCCCGCCGGAAGAACGCAAGACCGAGACCACGCTGACGACCCGGATCCGGATCAACATCCCCGGTTCGCGGCCCATTCCGCCGGTCGTCGTGCGCAAGCCCGTCGGGGACACCGAGGGCGCGGGCACCGACACCGCCGCGCCGCAGACGCCTGCCGCCCCGGGATCCGGTGCGGACACCACCGGGACCTTCGAGGCGCCCGTCGCCCCGGCACCGGCCCCGTCGGCCGCGCCCGCTCCGGCGCCCGCCGCCGAGGAGAAGACCAGCGACTGGTTCGCGCCGCGCAAGTCCGGCCCGGCCAAGGGCGGCCCCGGCGGCGGCACGAACGGCGCGGGACTGCCGGGCGGTTCGGCCGCGGGCGCCCTGCCCGGCGGCCCCCCGAGCACCGTCCCCGGCGCCCCCGCGCCCGGTGCCCCGGCTCCCGGCGCCCGTCCCGGCGGCGGCCGGCCGGGCGGCACGGCCGGTCCCGGTCCGTCCACCGGGTCCATCGGCGCCATCGGGCCCCGCCCCGGCGGCGGCAACGGCGCGGGCCTGCCCGGCGGCGCCACCGGCGGTCCGGTCGCCCCCGGACACGGCGGCGGCACGGGCTCCTTCGACGTCACCGAGGCGCTCGCCGCGGGCCCGCTCCAGGGCGGCACCCGCCCGACCCAGAGCGGCGCCCCCGCCGAACCCCGCCGCGACGAACTGCCGTACTTCACCGGCAACGGCCAGGGCGGCCAGGCCGGGCACAACGGGCAGAACGGCCAAGGCGGTCAGAACGGTTACGCGGGTCCGGGCGGCCCCGCCGACCAGCACGGCTTCGCCGGTCCCGGCAGCTCGTACGACTTCAACGGCCCCGACCTGCCCGGCGGACCCGGCGGCCGAGGCGGCCCGCAGGGCCCCGCGGGACCGACCGGCGGTCCGGTCACCGGCGACGGCCCGATCGTGCCCCCGATGACACCCGGCGACCATGGCATGCCCGGCGACCACGGCATGCCCGGCGCCCCGGGTGGCCCGCGTGCAGCCGCCCCCGGTGCGGCTCCCGGTGCCGCCCCCGGCACCCGGCGCCCCGGCAGCGGGTTCAGCGACGACACCGCGCAGCTCACCCCCCAGTTCCCGGCCCCCGGCTCCGGCGCCGGAGGCTACGGCGCCCGTCCGGCGGACAACGTCTCCGGGCACACCGTCACCAGCGGCATCCCCGTCGTCCCCGCCGCCGGCCCGGCCGGTCCGGGCGGCCCCGGCGCCGGTGGACCCGCGGCGCAGACCGCGCCGAAGCGGCCCGCGCCGGCCGCGCAGAGCACCTCCACCGCCGGTGCCAAGAAGAAAAAGAAGGGCCGCAGCAAGCTGGTCCTCGTCGGCGTCCTGCTGGTCGTCGGCGGCGTCGGTGCCTACGGCGCCGGTCTGCTGATGAACCACTCCGACGTGCCCAAGGGCACCACCGTCCTCGGCGTCGACATCGGCGGCAGCACCCGCGACGAGGCCGTCAAGACGCTGGAGGACGCCTTCGACAAGCGGGCCGACCAGCCCCTGAAGCTGTCCGTCGGCGGGGACACCCTCACCCTCAAGCCGGACCAGGCGGGCCTCCAGTTCGACATCCAGGCCACCGTGGACGGCGTGACCAAGAGCGACTACAACCCGGTCTCCGTGATCGGCACGCTCTTCGGCCAGGAGCGGGTCGTCGAACCGCAGATGCCGGTCGACGAGGAGAAGCTCCAGGCGGCCCTCGCGTCCGCCGCGGGCGGCTCCGGATCGTCGAACGACGGCACCATCACGTTCCAGGCGGGCAAGGCCGTCGCGGTCTACGGCAAGCCCGGTCAGGGCGTCGACGCGGCCGGGGCCGAGGAGTCCGTCGTGGCCGCCTACCGCACCCAGGTCGAGACCGGCACCACCACCGCGGTGAAGGTCCCGACCGTCACCAAGCAGCCGACGATCTCCAACGCCGAGGTCGACCGGATGATGAAGAAGTTCGCCGAGCCCGCCATGTCGGGCCTGGTGACCGTGCGGGCGCCGAGCGGCCAGAGCGTGTCGTTCAGCCCCCAGAAGTCCCTGTGGAAGTTCCTGGGCGTGCAGGGGGTCGACGGCAAGCTCGTCGAGACGTACGACAAGAAGGCCCTGACCGAGCTGTACGGCGACACCTTCGACGGCGTACTGATCACCCGCGGCACCGGCGCCAAGACCGGGGTGACGGTCGAGGACGTGATCGCAGCCCTGCGTCCCGCGCTCCTCGGCAAGACCCCGGCCGAACGCACCGCGACGATCGAGACCGACCCGAGCTGACCCTCCCTCGGTGCCGCGTGACATGACATCTGTCATGCGGCACCGAGGACAGCCGACACTGCCGCCGCCGTTCTCGCCGGGCGACGATTGCTGTCATGACGACGACCGCACCGAGGACAGCACGGCGGACGGCACCGGCCACCGCCCCGGCCGTCACCTTCGACCAGGTGACCAAGAGCTACGGCGACGTACGCGCCGTCGACGGCCTGACCCTCGCCCTGCACCCCGGGGAGACCGTGGCCCTGCTGGGCCCCAACGGCGCCGGCAAGTCCACCACCCTCGACCTGCTGCTCGGCCTCAAGCAGCCCGACGGCGGCACCGTCCGCGTCTTCGGCACCAGCCCGCGTGAGGCGATCGTCGCCGGCCGGGTCGGCGCGATGCTCCAGAGCGGCGGGCTGATGGACGAGGTCACCGTCGCCGAACTGGTCACGCTCGCCTGCGCCCTGCACCCGCGGCCGTACCCGCCCTCCGAGGTGATGTCCCGGGCCGGGGTCTCCCAGATCGCCGGCCGCAAGGTCGACAAGCTCTCCGGCGGCCAGGCCCAGCGGGTCCGCTTCGCCCTCGCCACCGCGGGCGACAGCGACCTGATCGTCCTGGACGAGCCGACCACCGGCATGGACGTCACCACCCGCCAGGCGTTCTGGGCCACCATGCGCGAACAGGCCGACCAGGGCCGCACGGTCCTCTTCGCCACCCACTACCTGGAAGAGGCGGACGCGATAGCGGACCGGGTGCTGGTCCTGCACCGGGGACGGCTGCTCGCCGACGGCACCGCCGCCGAGATCAAGGCCAGGGCGGGAGCCCGCCGCATCGCCTTCGACCTGGACGGCGAGATCGACGAGGCCGCCCTGCGCGCCCTGCCCTTCCTCACCACCCTCGACGTGTCGGGCCACACCGTGCGCATCCAGTCCGCCGACGCCGACACCACCGTCCACGCCCTCTACGGCCTCGGCCTGCGCCCCCGCAATCTGGAGGTCGCCGGGCTCGGCCTGGAGCAGGCGTTCGTCGCCCTCACCACCGCCGAGGAGGCGAAGACCAAGTGAACGGCCTGATCAAACTGGAACTCATCCGCGCCCTGCGCAACCGCAAGTTCCTGTTCTTCTCGGTGATCTACCCGTCCGTGCTGTTCCTGCTGATCGCGGGCAGCGCCGACAGCACCACCGAGGTCGACGGCACCGGCCTCACCCTGCCGACGTACATGATGGTCTCCATGGCCTCCTTCGGGGCCCTGACCGCCGTCCTGATGGGCAACAGCGAACGCATCGCCAAGGAACGCGAGAGCGGCTGGGTCAGGCAGCTCCGGCTGACCACGCTCCCGGGCCGGGGGTACGTCCTGGCCAAGACGGCGAGCGCGGCCGTGGTGAGCCTGCCGTCGATCGTGATCGTCTTCGCCGTCGCGGCCGCCGTGAAGGACGTCCGCCTGGACGCCTGGCAGTGGCTCGCGCTCACCGGCGCGATATGGGCCGGCAGCCTGGTCTTCGCCGCCCTGGGGGTCGCCCTCGGCTATCTGACCAGCGGGGACGCGGTCCGTCCGGTCACCATGATCACCTACTTCGGGCTGTCGATCCTCGGCGGGCTGTGGATGCCGACGACCACCTTCCCGTCCTGGCTGCAGGACATCGCCGAGTGGGTGCCCACGCACGCGTACGCTGCGCTGGGGCAGGCGATCGAACGGAACCAGGCCCCGCACGCCCAGGACATCGTCATCCTGGCCGTCTTCTTCGCCCTGTTCACGGGCGGCGCGGCCTGGCTCTACCGGAAGGACACGTTGAAGGCGTGAGCGCCATGACGGACGACGACCTGCTGCCCGAGGAGGTCCGGCGGGAGATGGCCGTCGGGCTGGGAAGGACCGCCCGCACCCGCCGTGAGCTGTGGCGGCGCAAGGCCCTGTGGATCGGCGTCTGGCTGGTCTTCCTCAGCTCGCCGGTCCACGACCTGGTCTCCGGCCGCCACACCTCCGCGGGCACGGCGGCCGGCTCGCTGGGCCTGGCGGTGTTCGTCAGCGTCTATCTCGCGCTGCTGTTCAGGGACATGGGGGACGCGCCCTATCCGCGGAGGCTGGTCGTCGCCCTCATCGGCTCGATGGCCGCCCTCGCCGTCACCCTCTCCCTCACCCTCGGCGCCCCCTGGCTCGGCCTGTTCTGCTACGTCTCGGTGGCCTGCGGGATGGTGCTGCCGCCGCGGGCCGCGTTCTGGGCGATCCCGGCGACGGCGGCCACGATGATGCTGGTCGGCCTGCGCACCGGCGTGGAGCAGGCGGCCGACCTGCTCGTGCTGGTGCTGCTCATCGGCTTCGCGATGACCGGCGTCAGCCAACTGGTCCGCACCACCATCGCGTTGCGCGAGGCCCGCGCCACCGTCGCCCAGCTCGCCGCGAACGAGGAGCGGCTGCGGCTCGCCAGGGACCTGCACGACCTGCTCGGCCACTCCCTGTCGCTGATCACCCTCAAGAGCGAGCTGGCCGGCCGGATGCTGCCCGAGCACCCCGAGAAGGCCGCCCGGCAGGTCGCCGACATCGAACAGGTCAGCAGACAGGCCATGGTGGACGTCCGGGAGGCCGTCACCGGCTACCGGCGGCCCCGGCTGGCCGCCGAACTCGCCGGCGTCCAGGTCGCCCTGGCGGCCGCCGGTGTCACCGCCCACGTCCCCGCCGAGCCCGATCTCGACGGGGTCCCCGAGGAGAGCGAGTCCGCCCTCGCCTGGGCCCTGCGCGAGGCGGTCACCAACGTCGTACGGCACAGCGGCGCCGGCCGCTGCACGGTGGACGTGGTCCGCCGCCAGACCCTGGACGGCCCGGTCGTGGAACTCTCCGTCGAGGACAACGGCTCCGGCGGCCCCGGCACGGTTCCCGGCAACGGCCTCACCGGTCTGACCGAGCGGCTGGAGAAGGCCGGCGGCACCCTGGAGGCGGGCCGGACCAGGCACGGCTTCCGGCTGGTCGCCCGGGTCCCGGCGGGCGCCGGCGCGGACATAGGATCCCCGGCATGACCGGTGACGTGATCAAGGTCCTGCTGGCCGAGGACCAGTCGATGGTCCGCGAGGCGCTGGCCGCCCTGCTCGGCCTGGAGGACGACATCGAGGTGGTCGCCCAGGCGGCCCGCGGCGACGAGGTCCTGGCGGCCGCCCGCGCCCACCGGGTCGACGTGGCCCTCCTGGACATCGAGATGCCGGGCGCCACCGGCATCGAGGCCGCCGCCCAGCTCCACCGGGAGCTGCCGCACGTCAAGCTGGTCGTCCTCACCACCTTCGGCCGCCCCGGCTATCTGCGCAGTGCGATGGAGGCGGGCGCCGACGCATTCCTCGTCAAGGACGCCCCCGCCGCCCAACTCGCCGAAGCCGTCCGCAAGGTGCTGGCGGGCGAGCGCGTCATCGACCCCACCCTCGCGGCAGCCGCCCTCGCCGAGGGCGCCAACCCGCTGACGGACCGCGAGCGCGAGGTCCTCCGAGCGGCGGCCGACGGCTCCACCAACGCCGAACTCGCTCACACCCTGCACCTCTCCCAGGGCACGGTCCGCAACTACCTGTCGACGGCCATCCAGAAACTCTCGGTCCGCAACAGGGCGGAGGCGGTGCGCACGGCCCGCGAGAAGGGCTGGCTCTGACAACACCCTGCGCGGCGGCGTCAGTTCAGCATCGCGCGGGCCGCGCGGGCCTCGTTCCTCACCCGTTCCGCGGTGGGCTCGTCGACGACCTCCACCAGGTTCGCGTACTCCTCCAGTTCGACGGCGCCCGCCACGAATTCGCCGCGCCGGACCAGGAGTTGGCCCTTCTCGTGGCGCAGGCGGGCCGGGTGGTGAGGGATCAGGAGGGACAGCTCGACCGCCCACAGGGCGACGTCGGAGCGTTCCGGGCGGGCGGCGGCCCAGGAGCGGATGTTGTTGAGGATCCGGATCACCACCTCCAGCGGCTCCGCGGGCTCCAGCATCGACGGCTCCAGCACGGCACCCGTCGCCTTGGAGACCAGCGCGCCCGCCTCGCCCTCGCCCAGCACCCGGCCCCCGTCGAACGGATCCACCAGCACCTGCCCGTCGGAAGGCCCGAGCCCGACCAGGAAGTGCCCCGGCAGGGCGACCCCGTACACCGGGGCCCCGGCCCGCCGGGCGACCTCCACCCACACCACCGACAGCAGGATCGGCAGCCCCCGCCGCCGTACCAGCACCTGGTGCAGCAGCGAGGACTCCAGCCGCTGATAGTCCGCCGGGGAGCCGCCGAAGCCGTACCGCCCGCCCAGCAGATCGCGCAGCGCCACCGCCCAGTCGTGCGGCCCGCCCGGCCGGTACGGCATCTCCCCGGCCAGCCGGTCCAGTTCCGCCTGCGCGGCGTCGAGCCCGGCCGGACCCAACCCGGGGTCGGCCTCCGCGCCGATCAGCAGGCACAGCACGGCGAGGTCGGGCCGCTCGGCCCGCGCCTCCTCGGCGAACAGCCGGCGCACCTCACCGTCCTCGAAGCCGTCCACGGGCTCGCTCACGAAGAAGCCTCCCGCGGCTCCCGGTAGTGGTGGTACGCGTGGTGCGCCCCCAGGCCCAGCCGCCCGTACAGCGCCCGCGCCCCCGCGTTGTCCGCCTCGACCTGGAGCCAGGCGGCCGACGCGCCCTCGTCCAGCGCCCGCCGGGCCAGCGCGGCCATCACGGCCGTCGCGAGCCCGCGCCGCCGCCACGCCGGATCGACCTCGACCGCCGCGAACCCGGCCCACCGCCCGTCCACCACACACCGCCCGATCGCCGCGGGCGCCTCGCCGGACGCGCCGGGCACGGTCGCGAACCACACCGACGGCCCGCTGCCCAGCACCTTGAGGGCCACCTCGCTCACCCCCTTGCGCTGATACCGGGACAGCCACGCCTCGTCCGCCGAACGCGCCAGCACGACGGACGGGGCCGACGAGACCGACGCGCCCGCGTCCGGCGCGGCGACGTCGGCGAGCGGCGCCAGCGCCCCGATCCACA encodes:
- a CDS encoding DUF6113 family protein; translated protein: MPDRGSMLAQPLRMPSPGRLVAYVVLFLLGAVTGLAGALVQAGWFPGGLLLGLLGAAGLFLGGARALDSRGGAVAPAAGWMVGVVVLTAGRPEGDFLFGAAGGSYLFLLGGMALAVICATLALGRQPVRDDVRLGK
- a CDS encoding ABC transporter permease; the encoded protein is MNGLIKLELIRALRNRKFLFFSVIYPSVLFLLIAGSADSTTEVDGTGLTLPTYMMVSMASFGALTAVLMGNSERIAKERESGWVRQLRLTTLPGRGYVLAKTASAAVVSLPSIVIVFAVAAAVKDVRLDAWQWLALTGAIWAGSLVFAALGVALGYLTSGDAVRPVTMITYFGLSILGGLWMPTTTFPSWLQDIAEWVPTHAYAALGQAIERNQAPHAQDIVILAVFFALFTGGAAWLYRKDTLKA
- a CDS encoding sensor histidine kinase, producing the protein MTDDDLLPEEVRREMAVGLGRTARTRRELWRRKALWIGVWLVFLSSPVHDLVSGRHTSAGTAAGSLGLAVFVSVYLALLFRDMGDAPYPRRLVVALIGSMAALAVTLSLTLGAPWLGLFCYVSVACGMVLPPRAAFWAIPATAATMMLVGLRTGVEQAADLLVLVLLIGFAMTGVSQLVRTTIALREARATVAQLAANEERLRLARDLHDLLGHSLSLITLKSELAGRMLPEHPEKAARQVADIEQVSRQAMVDVREAVTGYRRPRLAAELAGVQVALAAAGVTAHVPAEPDLDGVPEESESALAWALREAVTNVVRHSGAGRCTVDVVRRQTLDGPVVELSVEDNGSGGPGTVPGNGLTGLTERLEKAGGTLEAGRTRHGFRLVARVPAGAGADIGSPA
- a CDS encoding response regulator transcription factor; its protein translation is MTGDVIKVLLAEDQSMVREALAALLGLEDDIEVVAQAARGDEVLAAARAHRVDVALLDIEMPGATGIEAAAQLHRELPHVKLVVLTTFGRPGYLRSAMEAGADAFLVKDAPAAQLAEAVRKVLAGERVIDPTLAAAALAEGANPLTDREREVLRAAADGSTNAELAHTLHLSQGTVRNYLSTAIQKLSVRNRAEAVRTAREKGWL
- a CDS encoding SirB1 family protein — its product is MSEPVDGFEDGEVRRLFAEEARAERPDLAVLCLLIGAEADPGLGPAGLDAAQAELDRLAGEMPYRPGGPHDWAVALRDLLGGRYGFGGSPADYQRLESSLLHQVLVRRRGLPILLSVVWVEVARRAGAPVYGVALPGHFLVGLGPSDGQVLVDPFDGGRVLGEGEAGALVSKATGAVLEPSMLEPAEPLEVVIRILNNIRSWAAARPERSDVALWAVELSLLIPHHPARLRHEKGQLLVRRGEFVAGAVELEEYANLVEVVDEPTAERVRNEARAARAMLN